A genomic region of Haliotis asinina isolate JCU_RB_2024 chromosome 1, JCU_Hal_asi_v2, whole genome shotgun sequence contains the following coding sequences:
- the LOC137298407 gene encoding cytochrome c oxidase subunit 6A, mitochondrial-like isoform X2 has translation MASRLGSLIARRLSSVQGSSAVAGEHAGGAKRWKILTFLVAVPGVLVCYANAFVLQDHHMKPDEFVPYEHLRLRSKRFPWGDGNHTLLHNKHMNPLPDGYEE, from the exons ATGGCGTCGAGACTCGGAAGCCTGATTGCAAGGAGACTTTCATCTGTCCAAGGATCCTCTGCCGTAGCAGGGGAACACGCAG GGGGTGCGAAGAGATGGAAGATCCTGACATTCCTTGTGGCAGTACCCGGTGTTCTGGTCTGTTATGCCAATGCTTTTGTTCTACAAGATCACCATATGAAGCCAGATGAATTTGTTCCATATGAACATCTTCGTCTCAGGTCAAAG CGTTTCCCATGGGGTGATGGAAACCACACTCTGTTGCACAACAAGCACATGAACCCACTGCCTGATGGATATGAGGAGTAG
- the LOC137298407 gene encoding cytochrome c oxidase subunit 6A, mitochondrial-like isoform X1, whose product MASRLGSLIARRLSSVQGSSAVAGEHAGGAKRWKILTFLVAVPGVLVCYANAFVLQDHHMKPDEFVPYEHLRLRSKRFPWGDGNHTLFHNKHMNPLPEGYEE is encoded by the exons ATGGCGTCGAGACTCGGAAGCCTGATTGCAAGGAGACTTTCATCTGTCCAAGGATCCTCTGCCGTAGCAGGGGAACACGCAG GGGGTGCGAAGAGATGGAAGATCCTGACATTCCTTGTGGCAGTACCCGGTGTTCTGGTCTGTTATGCCAATGCTTTTGTTCTACAAGATCACCATATGAAGCCAGATGAATTTGTTCCATATGAACATCTTCGTCTCAGGTCAAAG CGTTTCCCTTGGGGTGACGGAAACCACACCCTGTTTCACAACAAGCACATGAACCCCCTGCCAGAAGGATATGAAGAATAA